Proteins co-encoded in one Carcharodon carcharias isolate sCarCar2 chromosome 7, sCarCar2.pri, whole genome shotgun sequence genomic window:
- the si:dkey-148a17.6 gene encoding leukotriene B4 receptor 1 yields MEPPNNGTNTAVEITGSIVLGLTCFVGIPGNSLVIWIILFKMQQRSHTVTLILNLAIADLVVLLTLPLWIYSIVNSWVFGTTPCKFLGYLVYCNLYGSVFFITLMSMDRFLAVIYPFASQRWRRKGIVRKVVVIAWSLAFLFAVPVILVKNVDIFDGRPQCLGRQYESKAQQVTCLVLETLVGFIIPFSVLTICYGFVVKKVGQMTFKSKNRSEMLIASIVIAFIICWLPYHVFNLVEFVSMMVELDPDAAKELQDFSGVGSYITGTLAFISSSINPLLYAFAARNLRSGFRSSVIAKVFDQMTPSNKDEYTPARDDTTRMESL; encoded by the coding sequence ATGGAGCCACCGAACAATGGAACAAACACAGCAGTTGAGATAACAGGCAGCATCGTCCTTGGATTAACCTGCTTTGTTGGAATTCCAGGGAATTCACTTGTCATCTGGATTATATTGTTCAAGATGCAACAGCGATCGCACACTGTCACCCTGATCCTGAACCTGGCAATTGCTGATTTGGTTGTCCTACTTACATTGCCTCTGTGGATATATTCTATCGTGAATAGTTGGGTCTTTGGAACAACTCCATGCAAATTCCTGGGCTACCTGGTTTATTGCAATTTGTATGGCAGTGTATTCTTCATCACGCTGATGAGCATGGACCGCTTCTTGGCTGTGATCTATCCATTTGCTTCACAGCGATGGCGGAGGAAGGGGATTGTTCGCAAAGTGGTAGTCATTGCTTGGTCATTGGCTTTCCTGTTCGCTGTTCCTGTCATTTTAGTAAAAAATGTGGACATTTTCGATGGCCGCCCTCAATGTTTGGGTCGTCAATATGAGTCCAAAGCCCAGCAAGTGACTTGCCTTGTACTGGAAACCCTGGTTGGATTTATAATTCCTTTTTCAGTGCTGACTATCTGTTATGGATTTGTTGTAAAAAAGGTGGGGCAAATGACTTTTAAGAGCAAAAACAGGTCTGAGATGTTAATTGCAAGCATCGTGATAGCTTTTATAATCTGCTGGCTGCCTTATCATGTGTTCAACCTAGTTGAATTTGTTTCTATGATGGTGGAGCTGGACCCGGACGCAGCAAAGGAGCTGCAAGACTTTTCTGGTGTGGGATCATACATTACTGGAACTTTAGctttcatcagcagcagcattaaccCTCTACTTTATGCATTTGCCGCCCGGAATTTGAGGAGCGGTTTTCGGTCTTCAGTAATAGCCAAGGTTTTTGATCAAATGACCCCGTCCAATAAAGATGAATATACCCCAGCTCGCGATGATACAACGAGAATGGAAAGCCTGTAA